The Zea mays cultivar B73 chromosome 7, Zm-B73-REFERENCE-NAM-5.0, whole genome shotgun sequence DNA segment ATTAAAGCTTCCGTTTGACATGTGTACCATAATGCTTGTAAAGTAATAGCTGAATgtagttttaatttatatttttTTGTTTGTGCCACCGCCACATATATAGAACCAGGAACATTTTTTATGACTGTCCGGTGTTCTAAGTAGAGGCCGAGATAAGATTTTAAATAGAGCTCCCGTTTACATCCGCGTAGAGAAAAACTTCTCTAATCAGGTCATGAGAGGATCTATAGAAGAGGAATCATTTTACTTTTTAAAATTGAATAACAATAGAATTCTTTCTCGATAAATTCTCTCGTGATTCTTGACTACCAAATATTGAAAGAATTATCCGCGAAGAATCGACCGGGACCATTACCATCTCAGCCACATGCGCTGCGCCTCTCATGATGGCCCGGTGCGAATTGGCCACATCGCATCACATTTGCCGCCGCCGCCAGGCACGGCTGGACAGCGACGAACGCACATATCGCCGTCGGCCCGTGGTGGCGGCGGCGAGCAGAGGGCGTCTCGTGCCGCCGCCGTGCGCGTGCGGCGCTGTCCTGACACTGTCACTACGGTACTAGTACTAGTCAGCATCCGCTGCCCATTGCCCTCTAGCCTACACTACACTTGCAGTAGTAGCCTGCCTCGTGCCGCGCACCTGCTGCCAAGCAGCTGAGCTTCCCTTTTCCTCCGTCCCGTCACGCCTGATTGCCTCGTTTGTCAGTCATCACTAGCCGccacccaccaccaccaccgttgCTGGCGGCAGTCACTCCAGTCAGCCCCTCCTCCCTCTACGCTCCCCAAAAATCGCGCCTCCCGAGTTCGTCCGCCCGATCAACCGCCGCCCTCGCCAGTCGCCACGCCAGATCTGACGACGACGGACCTCACCGCCGCGCCGATCGCTTGCTCTCGTCCCGTCCCGCACGCACCCTCATTCGCACACCCACCACCACTCCGATTACTTCGTACACGCCCTCCGAATTGCGCCCGTCCGGGTGGGAAGCCGACGCCGCGGGCGGCAATGCggggcgtgccggccggggggacGTGGTAGGGgtccgccgtcgccgccgccgccgcgatgGAGGTGGAGGCCGTGGGCTGCGTCGGCGCGGGGGGCAAGCGGGCCCGGGCGAAAGGCGCGGGCGCGGAGCCGGAGCCTAAGCGCCGCGCGGTGGCGATGGCCGTgccgccgcccgccgccgcgccgtggGCGCAGCAGCACCCTGCCTCGCGGATCTACCGCGTCTCCCGGGGCTCCGGCGGCAAGGACCGCCACAGCAAGGTGTACACGGCCAAGGGCATCCGGGACCGCCGCGTCCGCCTCTCCGTCGCCACCGCCATCCAGTTCTACGACCTGCAGGACCGCCTCGGCTACGACCAGCCCAGCAAGGCCATCGAGTGGCTCATCAGGGCCGCCGCCGACGCCATCGACAAGCTCCCCTCGCTCGACACCGCCGCAGGCTTCCCCGCGCACCCGGCCTCCGCCAAGGACCACGCCCCGCCTGCTGGTGACAACGacgaccaccaccaccagcagcagctCACGAGGTCCGGATGCAGCAGCACGTCCGAGACCAGCAAGGGCTCCGTCCTCTCCCTCTCCCGCTCCGAGAGCCGGGTCAAGGCGCGGGACCGCGCCAGGGAGCGGAGCGCCGTTGCCAGGGACAAGGACAAGGACCCCGCCGCTGACTCCAGGCGCGCCGCGGCTACAAGCTCAGCGCAGGCGGCATCCTTCACCGAGCTGCTCACGGGGATGGCTGCGGCCAGCAGCGCCGCCCCCGCCGAACACAAGCACCACCAGCAGTCGTTGGTGTCCTGGCAGCCGCCGTCCGTCTCCGCCACCACCGACTACATCGGGTTCGCGCAGCCCCGGAAGGGCGGGGGACACGCGATGGCGCACACTTTTGCCTCCCCCGCTCCCCACCTCGGCAACATTGCGTCCATCGCCATGGCCCCGGCGCAGCACTACCACCACTTGGCCAGCGGTGCCGTCACTGTCGCCtctggcggcggcgagccgcacgCCGATATGACGCACTTCTCGTTCTTGCAGGACCACTTCATGCCCGTCCACGCGATGCCGGCGTCGGCTCCCGCCGGAGAATACAACCTCAACTTCTCCATGTCCTCGGGTCTTTTGGGTGTTAACAGTAGGGGGACCCTTCAGTCCAATTCGCAGCCGCACATCTccggccaccaccaccaccaccaccaacagcTCCAGAGGCTGTCTACTCCACTGGACGCTCCCAACATACCATTCATGTTCAGCTCGGCCGCGGCTGCCGCTGCGGCGGCCACCACGCCCACCACGGCCGAGGGCCAGTTCGCCGCGTTCCAGCTCTGGAACGGTTTCCAGCACGCAGACATGAAGGAGAAGGGCAAGAACTGACCGACACCTGCCCATCGCGGTGCAGTGCTATCTGGATGGTAAGCTCATGAACTCTCGACCTTTCTTTGCCTTTTGGATGCTTGTGTGTTGGGGCCTTAATTTAGGCTACGATGCCTGCCATTCGGCAATTTGATATGATTATCGCTCCCTTTTGGTGGAACTCGAGGTGCCTTGTGTCCCATAAAACTCTCGGCTGGTTCTTGGCAATTGACGAGTGTCAAGGATTTAGTGGGAGCATTTGGCCCAGCTTTACAAATGAGAACAGGTGTCATTTCACTACTCACTGCAGAGGGATCTGGTTTGGTGTTCTGCTCCATCCATTAGCTATTTCATGGGAGACAGGCCAATCACATGGTTTCTGTTTGTCCGGCACTGGATTTTTAATGCCTTAATTTGTAGTAAGCCCAGGCTACGTTGTAGTAGTATTGCATGAAAAGGCTCTGTTGCACTATGAATCTAAGATCGAATGCATAAACAGGAGACACACTATATAAATAAAAAATACCAACCTAGCATTGTCATATTGTCTAAACAAATCTCCAAATGGTATTTTGCTCGGTTCAGATACAGTCAGTGACATAGTTTAACGTTTGCTTTCCTATGTTTTCTTCTTTGTCAGCACATACTAAAAATTATAGCAACAGCTGTTCTCCAAAATAAACTTTATGATTGAAAATCTAAGCATTCAGATAGTAATCCTGTTATGGCGCTTCGTATTTTGGTTGTATTTCTCAGAACAAAGTTAAAAGTTGTGCATTTCAAAAATCTAAGCTCCTTAGTGGCTACCTGTGCATAACTCTATCATTAAGTATCTTTGAAACAATATAAACACCCAGCTATCATTGTCATACAGGCTAACATATTTTTCAAAAAACCCTTTCAAGGTTCAGATAGAGGTGATGGCATAATTGACCTGTCCTTACAGATGATAAATGCAATGTAGCTCAAATAGGTATGCAACTTGTTGACCCCTGGAAAAATGCATTTCAAATATATAATTTAATATTTACCTCCAAAAAGACATGTTATTATTTGGTAGTTTATGGTAGATATCTCCTTTTTGTCTTAGTATCTGTAAAATGCCAATCACAATCTTCTGTTACATCATGAATCTCAATTATCTACTAAATACACTTCAATATACAACAGAACTAGAATCTTTCTGGCTCAAACTTGAAAGACATAATGCGACCATATAAGATTACAGGGTCTAAACCGTAGATTACTTGCTAAAGAATACAACATTTCATACCCCCAAGTGAAGTGTTTTATTTCTCATCTGATCACTTTTGGTGCATGGCCATTGGAGTTTCATCTACCAGTATGAGTTTAGAAATTGTTGGCCAAGTGCCCAAGTTCCTGTCCTCAATAATAGAGATGGACCACAAGGGCATGTGCAATTTATGTTCTGAATTTCTGACTGTTGTATCAACAGTGATAAGTGGGGATGGTACGTTGTTTCCAGTGAAAACAAATCAAGACTATTCCTTTCCTCATACATTTATTGTCCCCAGTGCCGGTCCTGATATTTTAGAGGTCCGGGACAAGACTCATATCGGAGGCCCTTTATAATAATAATTATTATACTTAGATATAGTGTGTGTATATATTATCAATAAATATTTATGTATATCTGAAAAAGGTATTTATATTAAATAAAAAGGTAATTAAAATATAGCCTAACATCTCAAAGAAAAATACCCCATATATATGTCCAGATAATTCAAAAGAAGGTTACCTTGAACAATGATTAAATGGATGCACATTGTTAGATTAGTCGATCAGGTCATGTTAGTTTCGTTTTCACCGTGTAGAGCAGGATGAAAGCGCCGCAGTACTCGATGCTCGTGCGCTGGCTACCAAGAGGATAGGGCACGACTATCTGTCT contains these protein-coding regions:
- the LOC109940870 gene encoding transcription factor PCF6 codes for the protein MEVEAVGCVGAGGKRARAKGAGAEPEPKRRAVAMAVPPPAAAPWAQQHPASRIYRVSRGSGGKDRHSKVYTAKGIRDRRVRLSVATAIQFYDLQDRLGYDQPSKAIEWLIRAAADAIDKLPSLDTAAGFPAHPASAKDHAPPAGDNDDHHHQQQLTRSGCSSTSETSKGSVLSLSRSESRVKARDRARERSAVARDKDKDPAADSRRAAATSSAQAASFTELLTGMAAASSAAPAEHKHHQQSLVSWQPPSVSATTDYIGFAQPRKGGGHAMAHTFASPAPHLGNIASIAMAPAQHYHHLASGAVTVASGGGEPHADMTHFSFLQDHFMPVHAMPASAPAGEYNLNFSMSSGLLGVNSRGTLQSNSQPHISGHHHHHHQQLQRLSTPLDAPNIPFMFSSAAAAAAAATTPTTAEGQFAAFQLWNGFQHADMKEKGKN